A window of Borrelia coriaceae genomic DNA:
TAGTTTAGTTGTTATTAGTATAAAGCTGGCGCGATCTCTATCCCATTATCTCCCCCCCCTCAACATCCCCCAACTCCCATTACCACTATCCATAAAACTGAGATATACTTATCTACTATATTTATAACTTATATATTAAAGGAGCTCTTTTATGAATTTTAAAAATAAATATATAGTCTTATCTTTTACTCTAAGCTTAGCCTGCTGTAGATTCTTCCCTACAGACAATATTAACCTCAAACCTCAAAAAATACTTGATAAAGCTAACTCTATAATCCTAGATCTAAATAATAATAAAAAAGATCAACTATTCGCAATAATAAACTCAGCATTGCCACAAATCAATAGCATTACTCCTAATATTGACACTGCTACTGCTAAAAACATATTAGACTCAAACACTATACTCCAGCCAATACTTCCAGACAATAAACAAGATAATTTACTCAAACCTATTGAAATCAAAAATAGTGATACAACTAGCCACAACAACGAACAAAAACAAGAAATATCAGAACAATCAACAGAAAATACTATACAAAATACTAATAGCAGTATAACAATACAAACAATAGCTAACACTAACTCAACAACAACTCCAACCAACATAACAGAAAAAACATCAACAACAAAAACCGACACTAAAGAAGACACACCATCACTAGACACCCCTACAACATATGACAACGAAAAGCATATCCTTCAGCAAAACAGCAACGCAATTCAACACCCAACAAACATCCTTAGAGGTAATAACAGCGGAACTTATCTTAAAGGACTAAACAGTGAATCAAATAATATCCAATACACCTATACCTATAACTCACATTACTACTCAAAACCAACATCAATCTCAGGTTCATACTTTGACAGTTCTATAAAAACAATTGAACAAAATGAATTCGAATTTGAAGAAAATGACGATAAATATTCTAAGCTAGAAACTAGACTAAATAACAAATACAACTTTAAATTAAAAAATACCATAAATAATGTTGAACAAGCTATCAAACTAGCTGAACAAATAAAAGACGATTTGGAAATAATTGCATTCAACAGAATCAAACTAAGCAACCAAGGAAAAATGGCTACAGAATCTGAAAAACAACAAGCAAAAGAAAAACTATCCAAGTTTACAAAAAATAAATTAGAATCAGATCTTAAAAACCTTCTAAACACAATTGAAAAAACCTTTAATAATGCTAATGATCTTACCAATATCCCCGACTATCCTAGCACTTTCCAAACAGAACAACAAGCAAAGTCAAAATTAAATGAGCTTACAAGCGAAATAAATTCTTTAATTATAAAAATGCAAAAAAATAATCTCAACAATCACCAAGTATATCCAACACTATATTATAATTATATAGATTATTACAAATACCAAGCACTATTCGCAAAACTTCAATTAGTAAAAAACTTACTTACTCGCACTGGTATTGTTGCCAGATAAATAATTTTATACTTACTTCAAATAAAATTTAGAAAGATAGGCTTTTTTATAGCCTATCTTTCATTTACATTTTCAAAAAATTTATTCCTACAAATTTGATAATTTCACTTTTATGATATATACTTATTATTAAATAATAATGAGTATTAATTGATAATAAGTACTCGGAATTTTAAAAAGGGAAATATTTTTATGAAAAAACACTTACTTTCATTATTTGCTTTAGGAGTAATAGCTTGCAATATTACTCCTAAAGCAGAACAAGAACAAATTTCAGGATATATACAAGATCAGAATTCACAAAAAACAATAAATTCTTCTACATATCCTAAGGAAAACAAAGAACAAACTTTAAATCATATGCAAGATCTACATCCTAAAGAAGAAAAAAAAGAAGATACAATTCAAGTACAACCTTCAAAGTTAACACAAGAGAATATAGAAAACTTACAAAAGTTTCTTATCGATTCTGAAGATTATTATGATACCCTAAAAAACATTTATAATCGCAATACTCAATATATCAATGAAATTATGACTTATACTCAATGCAATAGCAAGGAGCACATGGTATTTTGCACTAGCGAAACAAATGCTCAAATACGCAAAAATGCTATTGAAAAACTTAACAAGCCTGATCTTATTAAAGATCTACAAAGACTAGCAGCATCTATAAAAGATACTAAGCCTCAAGCATTAATTAACTCAATTGAAAGCTTAAAACAAGCTATAGAACAAGCTAACCTTGTAAAAGATAAAAATACTACTCAAGCATTTAAAACCATTAAAGATGCTGGTGAGACTTTCATTAATACTATAAATATTGCAGTCACAGCTTATATAGATGCTTTTGTTAACATCACTTCTAACTTTAACTCTAATAATTTCATCGAGACTGCTAATTCTTTCGCTACTGCTGCTAAGACTTTCCATCAAGAAGTTAATATCGTAGCTCTTAGCCCTATTATTGGTACATTAAGAGTTATGGCTTTTCAATTAGATGACTATATAGAACACACAAAACAATGTGCTATCAATTTGAATAAAGATAACTACACTGGAGGAACAACTTTTGCTAACGCTATTGATACACTCATTGATGCTTATAAATATGAAACTAATTAATATATCCAAATAATAGACTACATAAAATAATTGTAAGGATCTTTATAGAAGAAAGATCCTTACAATTAAATAAGTATATAAATTTTAACCATAAAGATTCGTCTGAGAACTTAGCCTCAATTTAAAAAAAAATCTATCATTACAGACAGTTCAAAAATACCTTTCAAATTTAATTATATCATTTATTCTTATATTGTTAGAAGGACACAACCAAATTTTGAAAGGACTCACTTAAATAAAATAATTTATAGAGGGTCTCCCTTTTTAAGAAAGACCCCCCATTTCAAAAAACCAACCCAAACACTACTATTTTTATCATCAAAGATTACTTAACTCAGTTCTTATTCCTTCAATAAATTCTTTGATTCTTTGAAGCTCGGACTTTCCCTCCTGCACTTTCATAGCAGAAGTTAACACTTGATCTAATGAACTTTCTGCATACCGTCTTGCATCCCTAGATAACCTTGTTAACTCATATTCTCTTATTAAATATCTGTTTGAAGCTCTCTGTAATCTTCTAGTAATAGATTCTTTCAAAGTTTCTTTAGCTTTTTCAAAAAGTAACCTCGAAGAAGTCATTCCAACAATTGCAATATCAATTGTACTCATAAGACCCTCAAGATTAAAAATTTCATCTCGTAATCGACCTTGTAATTGACTTAAACTTTGTCTCTTGTACCTGTTATTCTTAAAATCTGCACCTAATAATCTTATTTCATCCTGAATTTTTTTAGTTATATCATAAAGCTCTGCATTCACTTGCTCATATTCACTTTTAAGATTATGTGCATCATCAATTAATTTTAAAAATGATATAGAACGCTCTTCAAGAAGATTTTCTACTTTTTCAATCTCTACTTGTGCCTTCTTCTCCTCATCAGTCCTTGCGACCAAATCCTCTTTTTTTATCTCTATTTTTTCTTGTTGAGAATACATCCTCATCACTGCATTATTATCACTAACAGATTCTACGAAAACTTCATCAACAGGAGCTAAAGGAGACGCACCAACAGAAACTACTGGAGCTGCTTGCACAACTTGTTGTACTCCTTCTTCAATCTTTTTAACAATACCTATTTGTTTTTCTTTAACCTCTTGATTTTTTTCTATAGATTTTAAATCTTCTATATCTTTGTTTTCTTCTAAAAACTTTTCTTTTGCCTTACCTAGTAATTCATTTAAAGCATTTATATCACATGATAGCAAACACAATAGTGTCAACATATATATTACAAAAATGTTCTTTTTCATATTTCCCTCCGGGGATATCAATTTATTTAATTATCAAATCTCTACATTGAAATATAATAATTATTGATAAACATATACCCAT
This region includes:
- a CDS encoding P12 family lipoprotein, which translates into the protein MKKNIFVIYMLTLLCLLSCDINALNELLGKAKEKFLEENKDIEDLKSIEKNQEVKEKQIGIVKKIEEGVQQVVQAAPVVSVGASPLAPVDEVFVESVSDNNAVMRMYSQQEKIEIKKEDLVARTDEEKKAQVEIEKVENLLEERSISFLKLIDDAHNLKSEYEQVNAELYDITKKIQDEIRLLGADFKNNRYKRQSLSQLQGRLRDEIFNLEGLMSTIDIAIVGMTSSRLLFEKAKETLKESITRRLQRASNRYLIREYELTRLSRDARRYAESSLDQVLTSAMKVQEGKSELQRIKEFIEGIRTELSNL